A window of Trichoderma atroviride chromosome 3, complete sequence contains these coding sequences:
- a CDS encoding uncharacterized protein (EggNog:ENOG41) — MAPEALHDEADMSSTSSATAEMPGVEAAASSVDEKNPVSSSSGQQAHVSDANAEANQQNGNDDGDVVAATAQAPSARKANANLCGVCEIKPGKYKCSRCRLPYCSVPCSKTHQQNHPPDAPKQEKPADQTPNAPPPPAAAAAPIDPSNPFSALATSDKLQLLFKKYPNLPNQLLEIHNATQPPPESPDAASKAIPASLMKGLPANSYHNGVKGQWNHDIGIKNGKAALRRARKASGEDGEAIREYTELILHIMNQTNDRNDAVAYVQRQIAEQDTALIERLLAEDRRNQ; from the exons CATGAGCTCTACCTCTTCAGCTACCGCGGAGATGCCCGGCGTCGAGGCCGCCGCGAGCTCTGTAGACGAGAAGAACCCAGTCTCCAGCTCGAGTGGCCAGCAAGCGCACGTGTCAGACGCGAACGCAGAAGCAAACCAGCAGAACGgcaacgacgacggcgatgtTGTTGCGGCGACGGCGCAGGCGCCTTCAGCGCGCAAGGCCAATGCTAACCTTTGTGGTGTTTGCGAGATCAAGCCTGGCAAATACAAGTGCTCGCGGTGTCGGCTTCCATA TTGTTCAGTCCCATGCAGCAAAACCCATCAGCAAAACCACCCTCCCGATGCTCcaaagcaagaaaagccaGCAGACCAGACCCCAAAtgcgcctcctccaccagcagcagcagcagcacccatCGATCCCTCAAATCCCTTCAGCGCCCTCGCCACCTCagacaagctccagctcctcttcaagAAATACCCAAACCTGCCAAACCAGCTGCTCGAGATCCACAATGCCACCCAGCCCCCGCCAGAATCCCCAGACGCCGCTTCCAAAGCCATACCGGCCTCCCTGATGAAGGGTCTCCCCGCGAATAGTTACCACAACGGTGTCAAGGGCCAGTGGAACCACGACATTGGCATCAAGAACGGCAAGGCTGCGCTGCGAAGGGCGAGAAAGGCGAgcggcgaggacggcgaggCGATCCGCGAGTACACGGAGCTGATACTGCATATTATGAACCAGACAAATGATAGGAACGATGCTGTGGCCTATGTGCAGCGCCAGATTGCCGAGCAGGACACTGCTCTCATCGAGCGTCTGCTGGCAGAGGATCGACGAAATCAATAA